A single genomic interval of Balaenoptera musculus isolate JJ_BM4_2016_0621 chromosome 14, mBalMus1.pri.v3, whole genome shotgun sequence harbors:
- the NAPG gene encoding gamma-soluble NSF attachment protein, with protein sequence MAAQKINEGLEHLAKAEKYLKTGFLKWKPDYDSAASEYGKAAVAFKNAKQFEQAKDACLREAVAHENNRALFHAAKAYEQAGMMLKEMQKLPEAVQLIEKASMMYLENGTPDTAAMALERAGKLIENVDPEKAVQLYQQTANVFENEERLRQAVELLGKASRLLVRGRRFDEAALSIQKEKNIYKEIENYPTCYKKTIAQVLVHLHRNDYVAAERCVRESYSIPGFNGSEDCTALEQLLEGYDQQDQDQVAEVCNSPLFKYMDNDYAKLGLSLLVPGGGVKKKAAAPPQAAPEGHAAPAAEDEEDEYAGGLC encoded by the exons ATGGCGGCTCAGAAGATAAACGAGGGACTGGAGCACCTGGCCAAAGCAGAGAAATA CCTGAAAACgggttttttaaaatggaagccaGATTATGACAGTGCCGCCTCTGAGTACGGAAAAGCAG ctgttgcttttaaaaatgccaaacaGTTTGAACAAGCAAAAGACGCCTGCCTGAGAGAAGCTGTCGCCCACGAGAATAACAGGGC TCTTTTTCATGCTGCCAA AGCTTACGAACAAGCCGGCATGATGCTGAAG GAGATGCAAAAACTCCCGGAGGCTGTTCAGCTGATTGAGAAAGCCAGCATGATGTACCTGGAGAACGGCACCCCAGACACAGCGGCCATGGCCTTGGAGCGGGCCGGAAA GCTTATAGAAAACGTGGATCCAGAAAAGGCTGTGCAGTTATATCAGCAGACAGCTAATGTGTTTGAa AATGAAGAACGCTTACGACAGGCAGTTGAATTACTAGGAAAGGCCTCCAGGCTGCTGGTGCGAGGGCGCAG GTTTGATGAGGCGGCACTCtctattcagaaagaaaaaaatatttataaggaaaTTGAGAATTATCCAACTTGTTATAAG aaaacaattGCCCAAGTCTTAGTGCATCTGCACAGAAACGACTACGTGGCCGCAGAGCGCTGCGTCCGGGAGAGCTACAG catccctggcttcaaCGGCAGTGAGGACTGCACCGCCCTGGAGCAGCTGCTCGAGGGCTACGACCAGCAGGACCAGGACCAGGTGGCCGAGGTCTGCAACTCGCCCCTGTTCAAGTACATGGACAACGAC TACGCGAAGCTGGGCCTGAGCCTGCTGGTCCCAGGAGGGGGAGTCAAGAAGAAGGCGGCGGCCCCCCCACAGGCCGCGCCCGAAGGCCACGCCGCCCCCGCTGCTGAGGACGAGGAGGACGAGTATGCAGGGGGGCTGTGCTAG